A single window of Senegalia massiliensis DNA harbors:
- a CDS encoding NADPH-dependent oxidoreductase translates to MLNNVLDLLKDHRSIRKYKEDSIPEEYLDNIIQAVQSAPTSINGQQISVIAVEDKAKKKKISELSGDQEWIDQAPLMLIFCSDFYKAKLALEKQGKDFGLIDNIEATLVGAVDVGIALEAAMVSAESLGLGIVPIGAVRKESEELANMLELPEYVFPMVGLCIGFPMDGSDKKPRLPKKAVFHREKYDTTDMKKLIDEYDSTMSDYMKERTNGESDRNWSQTVAQTYENVYFPKVSGSIRKKGYKSE, encoded by the coding sequence ATGTTGAATAATGTTTTAGATCTATTGAAAGACCATAGATCAATTAGAAAATATAAAGAGGATAGTATCCCAGAAGAGTATTTAGATAATATAATACAAGCAGTACAATCAGCACCAACCTCTATAAATGGACAACAAATATCTGTTATTGCAGTAGAGGATAAAGCTAAGAAAAAGAAAATATCCGAATTATCAGGAGATCAAGAGTGGATAGATCAAGCTCCACTTATGCTTATATTTTGTTCAGACTTTTATAAAGCAAAATTAGCACTTGAAAAGCAAGGAAAAGACTTTGGATTAATTGACAATATAGAGGCAACACTAGTAGGTGCAGTAGATGTAGGTATTGCTCTAGAAGCAGCTATGGTATCTGCAGAATCATTAGGACTTGGAATAGTTCCTATTGGTGCAGTTAGAAAAGAATCTGAAGAATTAGCTAACATGTTAGAACTACCTGAATATGTATTTCCTATGGTAGGATTATGTATAGGATTTCCTATGGATGGGTCAGATAAAAAACCAAGACTTCCTAAGAAGGCAGTTTTCCATAGAGAGAAATATGATACAACAGACATGAAGAAGTTAATAGATGAATATGATTCAACAATGAGTGATTATATGAAAGAAAGAACCAATGGAGAATCAGATAGAAATTGGAGTCAAACAGTAGCACAAACATACGAAAATGTTTACTTCCCTAAAGTAAGTGGTTCAATAAGAAAGAAAGGTTACAAATCAGAATAG
- a CDS encoding monovalent cation/H+ antiporter complex subunit F translates to MFLIITMVVLIIAMFFVLIKMVKGPTLWDRLMCLNLISAHTILLITIYGIYKENSMLLDIAISYGIIGFLTITLLSRFLLRGGRQK, encoded by the coding sequence ATGTTTTTAATCATAACTATGGTTGTTTTGATAATTGCAATGTTTTTTGTTTTAATAAAAATGGTAAAAGGGCCTACTCTTTGGGACAGGCTAATGTGCCTCAACTTAATTTCAGCACATACAATACTTCTTATAACAATTTATGGAATATATAAAGAAAATTCAATGCTTTTAGATATTGCAATATCTTATGGAATCATAGGATTTTTGACTATAACACTTCTATCAAGATTTTTACTTAGAGGAGGAAGACAAAAATGA
- a CDS encoding ABC transporter ATP-binding protein: MSMVLQTNYLSKKYDKQIAVNKVSLNVVKGDIYGLIGENGAGKTTIMKMICGLIFPNQGKIQLFESNNLEKGRKRVGCVIEQPALYPGMTARQNLIYYNKLLGISSYQNIDYVLDLVGLQNTGKKKTKNFSLGMKQRLSIAISLLGNPDFLILDEPTNGLDPSGIKEIRELILKLNYENEVTVLISSHILGELAKVATKYGIIKEGILVDEFAAVELENRCKKYLSLVVDDSEKAAYIIENNIKSIEYKVFDQGKICIYDLLDIPEKINKELVRNDVLVSSLTLEGNDVESYFVKMMGGN; encoded by the coding sequence ATGAGTATGGTATTGCAAACGAATTATTTAAGTAAAAAATACGATAAACAAATAGCTGTAAACAAAGTCAGTTTGAATGTAGTAAAGGGTGATATTTACGGCTTGATAGGTGAGAATGGTGCAGGGAAAACCACAATTATGAAGATGATATGTGGATTGATTTTTCCAAACCAAGGAAAAATTCAGCTTTTCGAAAGTAACAATTTAGAAAAAGGTAGAAAAAGAGTAGGGTGTGTTATTGAGCAGCCAGCACTTTATCCTGGAATGACAGCTAGACAAAATTTGATTTATTATAATAAACTACTTGGTATTTCAAGCTATCAAAATATTGATTATGTTCTTGATTTAGTAGGTTTACAAAATACAGGGAAAAAGAAAACTAAGAATTTTTCACTTGGCATGAAGCAACGTCTATCAATTGCAATTTCACTATTAGGTAATCCGGATTTTCTTATCCTAGATGAGCCTACTAATGGATTAGATCCTTCTGGTATAAAAGAAATTAGAGAATTAATACTAAAACTTAATTATGAAAATGAGGTTACTGTTTTGATTTCCTCACATATTTTAGGAGAGCTTGCTAAGGTTGCAACAAAGTATGGCATCATTAAAGAAGGAATATTGGTTGATGAATTTGCAGCAGTGGAATTAGAAAATCGTTGTAAAAAGTATCTTTCCTTAGTAGTTGATGATTCAGAAAAAGCAGCTTACATTATAGAAAATAATATTAAAAGTATTGAGTATAAAGTGTTTGATCAAGGTAAAATTTGTATTTATGATTTATTAGATATACCAGAAAAGATTAATAAGGAATTGGTTAGAAATGATGTTCTTGTATCTAGTCTTACTTTAGAAGGAAATGATGTAGAATCATATTTCGTAAAGATGATGGGAGGCAATTAA
- a CDS encoding response regulator transcription factor, with product MKKILLVEDDQEINKMVQTLLRKNQYEVETAFSGTEALLLLEIKTFDLILLDLMLPGLSGEEVITKINEYSQIPIICVSAKDDLNTKLELIREGADDYITKPFNNEELIVRVGAVLRRTNKGFKIEKTEIFKFKDLVLDSENHIVTINDEPIELTVKEYDILELLISNPKKVFTKQNIFESVWAEEYIMDERAVTVHVSNLRNKLKHGEAYIKTVWGIGYKMQDN from the coding sequence ATGAAAAAGATATTGCTCGTTGAGGATGACCAAGAAATTAATAAAATGGTTCAAACCTTATTAAGAAAAAATCAATATGAAGTAGAAACTGCATTTTCTGGAACAGAGGCACTATTATTATTAGAAATAAAAACTTTTGATTTAATTTTACTAGACCTAATGTTACCAGGATTAAGTGGTGAAGAGGTCATAACAAAAATTAATGAATATTCTCAAATTCCTATTATATGTGTATCAGCAAAAGATGATTTAAATACTAAACTTGAATTGATTAGAGAGGGGGCGGATGATTATATAACAAAGCCATTTAATAATGAAGAATTAATTGTGAGGGTAGGTGCAGTACTAAGAAGAACGAACAAAGGTTTTAAAATAGAGAAAACTGAGATATTCAAATTTAAAGACCTAGTTTTAGATAGTGAAAATCACATTGTAACTATTAATGATGAACCTATAGAACTTACTGTAAAAGAATATGATATATTAGAATTATTAATTAGTAATCCTAAGAAAGTATTTACCAAACAAAATATATTTGAAAGTGTTTGGGCTGAAGAATATATTATGGATGAAAGAGCAGTTACTGTACATGTTAGTAATCTGCGTAATAAATTAAAGCATGGAGAAGCATATATAAAAACGGTATGGGGCATAGGATATAAAATGCAAGATAACTAA
- a CDS encoding MnhB domain-containing protein, protein MKKSEILTCICRILFPFILIYGFYVIINGHLSPGGGFQGGAILATAILITYIVEVPILEDIVILVKLEKYSFFIIILVAMTSIFTRGSFFTNFIPEHMSMGVKTIFLLLLNFLIGIKVSTGLITIFTTFMEEGE, encoded by the coding sequence ATGAAAAAATCCGAAATTTTAACATGTATTTGTAGAATTTTATTTCCATTTATATTGATATATGGATTTTATGTTATAATCAATGGACATTTGTCTCCAGGTGGTGGATTTCAAGGTGGAGCAATACTTGCAACAGCTATACTAATAACATATATAGTGGAAGTACCAATATTAGAAGATATAGTAATATTAGTTAAGTTAGAAAAATATAGTTTTTTTATAATTATATTAGTGGCCATGACTAGTATATTTACTAGAGGTAGTTTTTTTACTAATTTTATTCCTGAACATATGAGTATGGGAGTAAAAACTATATTTTTATTGCTTCTCAACTTTCTAATAGGCATTAAGGTTTCAACAGGACTTATAACAATATTTACCACATTTATGGAAGAAGGTGAATAG
- a CDS encoding hemolysin family protein, with the protein MDFILILILILLNGFFAAAEFALVSIEREKYESKKYNNNKKVQSLLKITENPSRFLATIQVGITLAGFLASASAAVTISKPFGEILEATGLPIIADFSDQIAIVIGTIILSFITLVFGELVPKRIALANTERTAFFSVTPINLLSKIMKPVVFILTKTTDIVAKLLGTNTEGAEEKITEEEIRNTIRKGRRHGVLNPTETEMLERIFEFDDKLVKDIKTAKNKIFSINIETDIKDIMDRIIKSGFSRIPVKDENDDIIGILYIKDLFYEMERTNKQEIDIKNILRKPYFVPETKKIDTLYKELKINQNHMAIIIDEYGSISGIVTLEDILEEIVGEIFDEFEQEIHSIKYLEEGVYLVDGLESIKKVNEELELDLPLDGPDTIGGFVLSLLDDIPDKDDYPMINYNNIIFKVEKIKGKRIKVVKMTITK; encoded by the coding sequence ATGGATTTTATTTTGATACTAATACTTATATTGTTAAATGGATTTTTTGCAGCAGCTGAATTTGCTCTTGTTTCAATAGAAAGAGAAAAATATGAATCTAAAAAATATAACAATAATAAAAAGGTGCAAAGTCTTTTAAAAATAACTGAAAATCCTAGTAGGTTTTTAGCTACAATACAAGTAGGTATAACACTTGCTGGCTTTTTAGCTAGTGCATCTGCTGCAGTAACAATTTCAAAACCTTTTGGTGAAATATTAGAAGCTACAGGATTACCTATAATAGCTGATTTTAGTGATCAAATTGCAATAGTAATAGGAACAATAATATTATCATTTATTACTTTAGTATTTGGAGAATTAGTACCAAAAAGAATAGCCCTTGCAAATACAGAACGCACAGCATTCTTTTCAGTAACACCAATAAATTTATTATCTAAAATTATGAAACCAGTAGTATTTATACTTACGAAAACCACAGATATTGTAGCAAAGTTATTAGGCACTAATACAGAAGGAGCAGAAGAAAAGATAACAGAAGAAGAAATAAGAAATACAATAAGAAAAGGTAGAAGACATGGAGTATTAAATCCTACAGAAACAGAAATGCTTGAACGGATATTTGAGTTTGATGATAAACTTGTAAAAGATATTAAAACCGCTAAAAATAAAATATTTTCAATCAATATAGAAACAGATATTAAAGATATTATGGATCGAATAATAAAAAGTGGTTTTTCTCGAATACCTGTAAAAGATGAAAATGATGATATAATCGGTATACTTTATATAAAAGATTTATTCTATGAAATGGAACGAACAAACAAACAGGAAATAGACATAAAAAATATACTTAGAAAGCCTTATTTTGTACCAGAAACTAAAAAGATAGATACATTATATAAAGAATTAAAAATAAATCAAAATCATATGGCTATAATAATAGATGAATATGGTTCAATTTCAGGAATTGTAACTCTTGAGGATATATTAGAAGAAATAGTAGGAGAGATATTTGATGAATTTGAACAAGAAATACACTCTATAAAATATTTAGAAGAAGGTGTATATTTAGTTGATGGACTTGAAAGTATAAAAAAAGTAAATGAAGAGTTAGAGTTAGATTTACCTTTAGATGGTCCAGATACTATAGGTGGATTTGTACTTAGTTTACTTGATGATATACCAGATAAAGATGATTATCCTATGATTAACTATAATAATATAATATTTAAAGTAGAAAAAATAAAAGGCAAGAGAATAAAAGTTGTAAAAATGACAATAACAAAGTAA
- the glpX gene encoding class II fructose-bisphosphatase, producing the protein MKLDRNLALSLVRVTEIASLAAAKYMGRGDKIGADGAAVDGMRSAFNLAEVKGTVVIGEGEKDKAPMLFIGEEIGAGTDESIEVDIAVDPLDGTTLVAKGLPNAIAVIAMAPKGCLLHAPDTYMEKIVVGPKAKGKIKLDASVEENLTAVAKALNKEISDLTVTIQDRPRHFDLIREIRKIGARIKLFGEGDVAAALATGFDDTGIDILMGIGGAPEGVITAAAIKSMGGDMVGRLNVRSDEELQRCRDLNLTDEDINKILSLDDLVKGDEAFFSATGISDGDLLKGVVYKGNNVATTHSVVMRSKTGTIRFVEAIHKLDKNDILINLMNKHGEA; encoded by the coding sequence ATGAAATTAGATAGGAACTTAGCACTTTCATTAGTTAGGGTTACAGAAATAGCTTCACTTGCTGCAGCAAAATATATGGGGAGAGGCGATAAAATAGGAGCAGATGGAGCAGCAGTAGATGGAATGAGGAGTGCTTTTAATTTAGCAGAAGTAAAAGGAACTGTAGTTATAGGAGAAGGAGAAAAGGATAAAGCACCTATGCTTTTTATTGGTGAGGAAATAGGGGCAGGAACTGATGAATCTATAGAAGTAGATATAGCAGTAGATCCATTAGATGGTACAACTTTAGTTGCAAAGGGTCTTCCAAATGCCATAGCAGTAATAGCAATGGCTCCAAAAGGATGTTTATTACATGCACCAGATACTTATATGGAAAAAATAGTAGTAGGACCTAAAGCTAAAGGAAAAATTAAATTAGATGCATCAGTAGAAGAAAATTTAACTGCTGTTGCAAAAGCATTAAATAAGGAAATTTCAGACTTAACAGTTACAATACAAGATAGACCTAGACATTTTGATTTAATTAGAGAAATTAGAAAAATAGGTGCAAGAATAAAATTATTTGGAGAAGGTGACGTAGCAGCTGCACTTGCTACAGGGTTTGATGATACTGGAATAGATATACTTATGGGGATAGGTGGTGCACCAGAAGGAGTTATAACAGCAGCAGCTATAAAGTCCATGGGTGGAGATATGGTAGGAAGACTAAATGTAAGATCGGATGAAGAATTACAAAGATGTAGAGATTTAAATTTAACAGATGAAGATATAAATAAAATACTTTCACTAGATGATTTAGTGAAAGGTGATGAAGCATTCTTTTCTGCAACAGGAATAAGCGATGGAGATTTACTTAAAGGTGTAGTATATAAAGGTAACAATGTAGCAACTACACATTCTGTAGTAATGAGATCAAAAACAGGAACTATACGTTTTGTAGAAGCTATTCATAAGTTGGATAAAAATGATATTCTTATAAATCTTATGAATAAACATGGAGAAGCTTAA
- the rho gene encoding transcription termination factor Rho: MKRSDLESMKLDQLKSIAKNVGLKGFTKFRKDELIDHLLKAGDLEKIEKLNQKEMHKKELPDRLSEEIDKSKEINHVEGILELHPDGGYGFLRRQNYLSGDNDIYISPSQIRRFNLKTGDKVFGITRPAKTGEKYNALLYVKKVNDLNPESATNRPNFDTLTPIYPIERMTLETNPSEISTRIIDLIAPIGRGQRGMIVAPPKAGKTVLLKKVANSIAKNHPDVEIIILLIDERPEEVTDMQRSVKGDVAYSTFDELPRHHTKVAEMVLERAKRLVEHGKDVVILLDSITRLARAYNLIIPPTGRTLSGGLDPGALHKPKSFFGAARKIENGGSLTILATALIDTGSRMDDVIFEEFKGTGNMEVHLDRKLSEKRIFPAIDINKSGTRREDLLLSQKELETIWNIRKALGNTSTIDVAEMILEKLMNTKTNFEFIEIMRNKK, encoded by the coding sequence TTGAAACGATCTGACCTAGAGTCGATGAAATTAGACCAGCTAAAAAGCATAGCAAAAAATGTAGGTCTAAAAGGGTTTACTAAATTTAGAAAAGACGAATTAATAGATCATTTATTAAAAGCAGGAGATTTAGAAAAAATAGAAAAACTAAATCAAAAAGAAATGCACAAAAAAGAGTTACCAGACAGACTATCAGAAGAAATAGATAAAAGTAAAGAAATAAATCATGTTGAAGGTATACTTGAACTTCACCCTGATGGAGGATATGGATTTTTAAGACGTCAAAATTATCTATCAGGAGACAATGATATATACATATCTCCTTCACAAATAAGAAGGTTCAATCTCAAAACAGGTGATAAAGTATTTGGTATAACACGACCTGCAAAAACTGGTGAAAAATATAATGCTTTATTATATGTTAAGAAGGTAAACGATTTAAACCCCGAAAGTGCAACTAATAGACCAAATTTTGATACCCTTACCCCTATTTATCCTATTGAAAGAATGACCCTTGAAACAAACCCATCTGAAATTTCAACTAGAATAATAGATCTTATTGCTCCAATAGGAAGAGGTCAAAGAGGAATGATAGTAGCTCCCCCAAAGGCAGGAAAAACAGTACTTCTTAAAAAAGTTGCTAATAGTATAGCCAAAAATCATCCAGATGTAGAGATCATAATATTATTAATAGATGAAAGACCAGAAGAAGTTACAGATATGCAACGTTCAGTTAAAGGAGATGTAGCATATTCTACATTTGATGAGCTTCCACGTCATCATACAAAAGTGGCAGAAATGGTATTAGAACGTGCCAAAAGGTTAGTGGAACATGGTAAAGATGTAGTTATACTTTTAGATAGCATAACAAGGCTTGCTCGTGCATATAATCTTATAATACCACCAACAGGAAGAACACTCTCAGGAGGACTTGATCCGGGAGCATTACATAAGCCAAAAAGCTTTTTTGGAGCAGCAAGAAAAATAGAAAATGGAGGAAGTCTTACTATACTTGCAACAGCTTTAATTGATACAGGTAGTAGAATGGATGATGTAATATTTGAAGAGTTTAAAGGAACAGGAAACATGGAAGTACATCTAGATAGAAAATTATCTGAGAAGAGAATATTCCCTGCAATTGATATAAATAAATCTGGTACAAGAAGAGAAGATTTACTTTTATCACAAAAAGAACTTGAAACAATTTGGAATATAAGAAAGGCACTTGGGAATACTTCTACTATAGATGTAGCAGAAATGATACTTGAAAAATTAATGAATACAAAAACAAACTTTGAGTTCATTGAGATAATGAGGAATAAAAAATAG
- the mnhG gene encoding monovalent cation/H(+) antiporter subunit G, giving the protein MIFDIISIILIFFSWIFIFFGVLGIYRFKNIYARLLTSSNIDTVAFITIIFALIFRVGINTLSIRLIIILVFMLLTGPVSNHIIARSAYLNGIPSKQDKERL; this is encoded by the coding sequence ATGATATTTGATATTATTTCAATTATTTTAATTTTTTTCTCATGGATATTTATATTTTTTGGAGTTTTGGGTATATATAGATTCAAAAATATTTATGCTAGATTGCTTACTAGTAGTAATATAGATACAGTAGCTTTTATTACAATAATATTTGCTCTCATATTTAGAGTTGGAATAAATACATTATCAATAAGACTTATTATAATACTAGTATTTATGCTGCTTACAGGTCCAGTTAGTAATCATATCATAGCAAGAAGTGCATACTTAAATGGTATACCTTCAAAACAAGATAAGGAGAGATTATGA
- a CDS encoding Na+/H+ antiporter subunit E: MKVKRFHPKMFIILFIFWMLLTLNLEISNIIGGIIVSFIVTYLSYGLLYTESGFLFSFPSIYTWIKYIFILISEIYISSIDLMKSIIKDEYNPSILEIDLDLKDSFLITLVANSITLTPGTITVDKKDNKLIILYIRQDENGDAEKNIKEKFEKLFIKKEN, translated from the coding sequence ATGAAAGTAAAAAGATTTCACCCTAAGATGTTTATTATTCTATTTATATTTTGGATGTTACTTACTCTTAATTTAGAAATTTCAAATATAATAGGAGGAATTATAGTTTCTTTTATAGTAACCTATTTGTCTTATGGGTTACTATATACTGAGAGTGGATTTTTATTTTCATTTCCTAGTATTTATACATGGATAAAATATATATTTATTCTTATTTCAGAAATTTATATATCTTCTATAGATTTGATGAAAAGTATAATAAAAGACGAATATAATCCTTCTATATTAGAAATAGATCTAGATTTAAAAGATTCTTTTTTAATTACACTTGTAGCTAATTCAATAACACTTACACCTGGGACAATTACTGTAGATAAAAAAGACAACAAATTAATCATATTATATATAAGACAAGATGAAAATGGAGACGCAGAAAAAAATATCAAAGAGAAATTTGAAAAACTCTTTATTAAAAAGGAGAATTGA
- a CDS encoding M15 family metallopeptidase has translation MKKFIILLLTFILSISIIGCENTENNDETKTQQKNNEKEDNKNNKQSQENEKEESYLEETTTTNASGEQVVTNPNDILVLTNKDRNLPKDYEPEDLVAPDIPFVFKDSPVRFMRQIAAENLEELFKVGSESGFKFYGRSGYRSYDIQTSLFNQYVEANGIEEANKFSAKPGQSEHQTGLAMDVTSEVVNNQLTQSFGETADGKWLASNAHKFGFIIRFPKGKEDITGYQYEPWHLRYVGKDVSKEIYDLNITLEEYFKDYFEK, from the coding sequence ATGAAAAAATTTATAATCTTATTATTAACATTTATTTTATCTATATCTATTATTGGTTGTGAAAATACAGAAAACAATGATGAAACTAAAACTCAGCAAAAAAATAATGAAAAAGAAGATAATAAAAATAATAAACAAAGTCAAGAAAACGAAAAAGAAGAATCATATTTAGAAGAAACTACAACTACAAATGCTAGTGGTGAACAAGTTGTGACTAACCCAAATGATATACTAGTTCTAACAAATAAAGATAGAAATTTACCTAAAGACTATGAACCTGAAGATCTAGTTGCCCCTGATATCCCATTTGTATTCAAGGATAGTCCTGTAAGATTTATGAGACAAATAGCAGCTGAAAATTTAGAAGAATTATTCAAAGTAGGAAGTGAATCAGGTTTTAAGTTCTATGGCAGATCTGGGTATAGATCTTATGATATTCAAACATCTTTATTTAATCAATATGTAGAAGCAAATGGGATAGAAGAAGCAAATAAGTTTAGTGCAAAACCTGGACAAAGCGAACACCAAACTGGACTTGCCATGGATGTTACATCTGAAGTTGTTAATAACCAACTTACACAATCATTTGGTGAAACAGCTGATGGTAAATGGTTAGCTTCAAATGCTCATAAATTTGGATTCATTATAAGATTTCCTAAAGGAAAGGAAGATATAACTGGTTACCAGTATGAACCTTGGCATTTAAGATATGTTGGTAAAGATGTTTCAAAAGAAATATATGATTTAAATATAACATTAGAAGAATATTTTAAGGACTACTTTGAAAAGTAG
- a CDS encoding sensor histidine kinase: MYYRMNIKNITKQLEEIMDIEDTNKLLTILADQKDITNLVNILNNLVRDMRQASIHIKNLNKNFRQSITNISHDLRTPLTTAGGYVQILQKSILDKEEQEYLSIILERQNMVKLLLEQLFEYVRIESGEIVYEKVPIDAKKVLIDTLAMYYDDFNSKGQEPIIHLPEEPCIIIGDEQGVKRIFSNVLFNAVVHGKGEYYFEIRESKGYIFTFSNISEPMTKDDLDNIFERFYTKDQSRNKKTTGLGLSIAKEITKQFDGTIDAYYNNSILSISIFFPKI, from the coding sequence ATGTACTATCGTATGAATATCAAAAATATTACTAAACAATTAGAGGAAATTATGGATATAGAAGATACCAATAAATTGTTAACAATTTTAGCAGATCAAAAAGATATTACAAACTTAGTAAATATACTTAATAATTTAGTTAGAGATATGAGACAAGCTAGTATACATATTAAGAATTTAAATAAGAATTTCAGACAAAGTATAACCAATATTTCTCATGATTTACGAACTCCACTTACCACGGCTGGTGGTTATGTGCAAATTCTACAGAAAAGTATTTTAGACAAAGAAGAGCAGGAATATTTGAGCATAATATTAGAACGACAAAATATGGTTAAGTTGCTATTGGAACAATTATTTGAATATGTACGAATTGAATCAGGTGAAATTGTTTATGAAAAAGTACCCATCGATGCAAAAAAAGTTTTGATAGATACACTGGCTATGTATTATGATGATTTTAACAGTAAAGGTCAAGAGCCAATTATTCATTTACCCGAAGAACCTTGTATAATAATAGGAGATGAGCAAGGAGTAAAAAGAATATTTTCAAATGTCTTATTTAATGCGGTTGTACATGGTAAAGGTGAATACTATTTTGAAATTAGAGAATCAAAAGGTTATATATTTACTTTCTCCAATATTAGTGAACCTATGACAAAAGACGATTTAGATAATATTTTTGAACGTTTTTATACAAAAGATCAATCCAGAAATAAAAAGACAACAGGATTAGGATTGTCAATAGCAAAAGAAATTACTAAACAATTTGATGGAACAATAGATGCTTACTATAACAATAGTATACTTTCTATATCTATATTTTTTCCTAAAATTTAA
- a CDS encoding ABC transporter permease yields MMNIITSEFYRIFRSKIFYVISIILLVMNVIASVSTIYVQNLTSFSSEIKAQMSGTGITSYQGSYGGDLIFYIILIFVSCLITAEYSNGNIKQKASHGITRWKLVLGQNIAITSVITIILLGFGILNLLTNTLLSQLGEVDISSFILMNIGLICMFWGMAGIGTVFSYLFKNGGITVAISMLFVISGNIIVQFMTLLTENDIFTKYSLANMRRIIIDFTSKPEDIVKSSIVFLLIGVVTILGSSLLFSKRDVV; encoded by the coding sequence ATGATGAATATAATTACGAGTGAGTTTTATAGAATATTTAGAAGTAAGATTTTTTATGTTATTTCAATAATATTATTAGTAATGAATGTTATAGCCTCTGTATCAACTATATATGTACAAAACTTAACTTCTTTTTCTTCTGAGATAAAAGCACAGATGTCAGGAACAGGAATTACTAGTTATCAGGGATCATATGGTGGAGATCTTATTTTTTATATAATCCTTATATTTGTGTCTTGTCTGATTACAGCAGAATATTCCAATGGTAATATAAAACAAAAGGCAAGTCATGGAATAACTAGATGGAAATTAGTACTTGGTCAGAATATTGCTATAACTTCAGTTATTACAATAATTTTATTAGGGTTTGGAATTTTAAACTTATTAACAAATACATTATTATCACAATTAGGAGAAGTTGATATATCTTCATTTATACTAATGAATATTGGATTAATTTGTATGTTTTGGGGTATGGCGGGAATTGGAACTGTTTTCTCATATCTATTTAAAAATGGAGGTATTACAGTTGCAATCTCTATGTTATTTGTTATAAGTGGAAATATAATAGTGCAATTTATGACTTTATTAACAGAAAATGATATATTCACAAAATATAGTCTTGCAAATATGCGTAGAATTATAATTGATTTTACATCAAAACCAGAGGATATTGTAAAAAGTTCTATTGTATTTTTATTAATAGGTGTAGTTACAATTTTAGGATCTAGTTTACTGTTTTCAAAAAGAGATGTAGTTTAA
- a CDS encoding Na(+)/H(+) antiporter subunit B, producing MNIIILLQIFLIIISITVITLKNNLKSVIFFSVFSLISALLYYFYRAPDLALAEAAIGSAILPLIFIIAISKQKEFIVVLGSVEDSFLDIETKSGIGYKILEELTDYYQLKLVFLKDKDDISFEVFRVRNVDLFIYKENEHYVFKGNPASTITNRLNKICGDYKDVKVKFVEEEHVYD from the coding sequence ATGAATATAATAATTTTACTTCAAATTTTTTTAATAATAATATCTATTACTGTAATAACATTAAAAAATAATTTAAAATCAGTTATTTTTTTCTCAGTATTTTCTCTTATTTCAGCTCTTCTTTATTATTTCTATAGGGCACCAGATTTGGCACTTGCTGAAGCCGCAATAGGAAGTGCCATATTACCACTTATATTTATAATAGCAATATCTAAACAAAAGGAGTTTATTGTAGTATTAGGAAGTGTAGAAGATAGCTTTTTAGATATAGAAACTAAGTCTGGAATAGGATATAAAATATTAGAAGAATTAACTGATTATTATCAGCTTAAATTAGTATTTTTAAAAGATAAAGATGATATATCATTTGAAGTATTTAGAGTTAGGAATGTAGATTTATTTATATATAAAGAAAATGAACATTATGTTTTTAAAGGAAATCCAGCATCTACTATTACTAATAGACTAAATAAAATTTGTGGAGATTATAAGGATGTGAAAGTGAAATTTGTAGAGGAGGAACATGTTTATGATTAA